The following nucleotide sequence is from Allocatelliglobosispora scoriae.
ATGTCAGTGCAGGAGCAGGTCTCGCACTCGCGAGACGGCTTCTTGCCAGTCGACCGCCTCGGTGAGGTGGCTCCACGACAGTCGCAGCGCGCCGCGGATCTGGTCTTCAGGCAGGCCCATAGCCACTAGGACGTGGCTCGGGTCATAGGAGGCCGACGTACATGCCGAGCCGTTGGACACCTCTAGGAGACCGCGCCAGGCGACCATCACGGCTTCGGAGTCGAGTCCCGGCAGTGCGACGTTGAGGACATGAGGCAAGGTGTTGTCGGGCTCGCCGTGGATGATCGGATTGAGCGGGGCGAGGCCGGCGAGCACGTGGCTCCGGTACGTCTGGCAAGCCAGCCGACGTTGTGTGTTCTCCTGGACGGCAAGTTCGGCTGCGAGTCCCAGCCCGGCGACAAGGGGCACAGGCAGTGTTCCGGGTCGCAGGCCGCGTTCCTGGCCGCCGCCGACGATTAACGGAGTTAGGGGCGGGCGGCGGTAGCCTCGCCGGCGCGTGATGAGCGCACCGACGCCCTTGGGGGCAAAGATCTTGTGGCCCGAGATCGACATGAGGTCAATGCGATGGTGGCGCACGAGGCTCAGCAGCTTTCCGAAGGCTTGGGCTGCGTCGACATGCAGGTAGGCGGGGTGGTCGGCCATGCCCGTACATATGGCGTCGATCGCCTGGATGACTCCGGTCTCATTATTGGCCGCCATGACGGAGACCAGGAGAGTGTCGGGTCGCAGTTTGCCGATGATCGCCGCCGGGTCGACGCGTCCGGACGCGTCCGGTGCCACCAGGTCAACTTCAAAGCCCTGGGATGCTAGCCGTTCGAGGGGTTCGAGTACGGCCTTGTGCTCGATGGAGGTAGCGACGATGTGACGGCGGTTGCTCCGCTCGCCCTCAGGGGCAAGACCGAGGATCGCGATGTTGTTCGCCTCGGTAGCTCCCGAGGTGAAGATCACCTCGTCTTGCTGGCAGTCGACGACTTTCGCCACTTGGCTGCGAGCTGAGGCGACGGCACGTTGCGCCGTGAGGCCCATGTCATGCGTGCGGCTGCCGGCATTGCCGTATTCAAGGGTCATGTACCGAAGAACAAGATCCACTACGCGGCCGTCAACCTGGGTCGTCGCGTTCGCATCAAGGTAGACCGTCACGGGCGCGCCCTTCCCAGCAGTGCACGCCGAAACCGGCGGCGTGGGAGATGCTAACGGACGCGACTCGGCCGCCATAAGTTGACGTACGTTACGTCTGCAATTTAACGTAAGCCGTGCGCGAAACAGTATCCGACACGGTTCTAGCTGTCCGTGATGAGTCGGACGACGATCAGTTAGATTCCGACGCCTTGGCTGGGCACTATGAGTACGCCTTCCCCGCCATACGCGGCCTTCAAGCCGGACGTGTCTTTTATGTCTCGATGTGTCCATTGCGGCTACTATCGAAGATGTTCGTCTGGGACGACGAGGAGATGCCCCCGGAGCTGCGCGCTCAGCGGACGCTGAACAAGGGCCGGATTCCGGAGATGGTGCGTTATATCGATGAGAATCCAACGTCGTACACCTTCTCGGCGATCACTGCTTCGGTAGACGCCTCAGTGACGTTCCTTCGTGCTCCATCCACTGACAAGGCCTCCGGCCTGGGTACGCTGCGGGTTCCGATGGACGGCCGGTTCATCATCAACGACGGGCAACATCGTCGAGCCGCCATTGAGCAGGCCCTGCGCGCCAACCCCGATCTCGGCAAGGAATCGATCGCAGTCGTTTTCTTTCTCGACAAAGGGCTGGAGCGCTGCCAGCAGATGTTCGCCGATCTCAACCGGCATGCGGTCCGACCCTCGCCATCGATCGGAGTCCTCTACGACCACCGTGACAAGCTCTCCGCCGTCACGCGGCTTGTCGTAGCGCAGTCCGCGGTGCTGAGAGGCGTCGTGGAGAGCGAGGCGACCTCCCTGGCCAAAGCGTCGCGAAAGATGTTCACCCTGTCTGCGATCAACAGCGCGCATAAAGCGCTGTTCTCTGGGAACAACGACATGGCGCAGGCCGACATGGTGAGCAAAGCCCTCGCGCTGTGGGAGGCCGCCGATCCCCAGTTCCCAGAGTGGGCACTCATCCGCGACCGGCAGGTGCGCGCGCAGGAGATCCGGCGTGACTTCATCCACACTCATGGCATCGTGTTGACTGCGCTGGGGCGGATTGGAAATACCCTGCTCACCGAGGGTGCCGCGGTCAAGACCTGGAGGAAGCGCCTGTCTGGCCTGTCGAGGGTTGACTGGGCACGGACGAACAAGATCTGGGAAGGTCGAGCGCTGGTAGGCGGGACCGTTCAGAAGTCAGGATCGAACATACTTCTCACTACCGCGCTGATACGCACCCAGCTCGGTATGGCCTTGCCTGCTGAAGAGCAGAGGGCTGAGGACAACCGGAAGGCGATCGTATGACCAAGGTGATGGTTCCCACTCCCAGGCAGCGTCCGTTTGGGGAGCTGGGCCTGGCGAAAACCGTTGAGGGCGCCATAGAGGAGATCATCGAACTCTACAGCTCTGACGACATCCCCTGGGTGATCGGCTACTCCGGTGGCAAGGACTCCACCGCTACCCTCCAGCTGGTGTGGCTGGCGCTGGAGCGGATGCCGGCTGCCGCTCGCGCGAAGCCCGTGCACGTCATCAGCACGGACACGCTCGTGGAAAACCCGGTGGTGTCGGCCTGGGTAAACCGCAGCCTGCAGGTTATGGGCGAGAAGGCCACTGAGCTGGGACTCCCGCTCACGCCACACAAACTCACCCCCGAACTGGCCGACACATTCTGGGTGAATCTGATCGGGAAGGGCTACCCGGCGCCGCGTCCGAAGTTCCGGTGGTGCACCGAACGACTGAAGATCAAGCCGTCGAACGCGTTCATCCGTTCGATGGTCCGCCAGCACGGCGAGGCCATCCTGGTGCTCGGCATGCGCAAGCAGGAATCTTCCACACGTGCGCGGGTGATGGCCGCCCACGAAGCCAAGCGCGTGCGAGAACGACTCGCTCCGAACGGAAGCCTTCCGAACTCACTGGTCTACACGCCGATCGAGGCCTGGAGCTCAGACGAGGTGTGGATGTTCCTGATGCAGGTCAGCAATCCGTGGGGATACTCAAACAAAGATCTGCTGACCATGTATCAAGGCGCCTCCGCCGACAACGAGTGCCCGCTGGTCGTTGACACAACAACACCCAGCTGCGGTGACAGTCGATTCGGGTGCTGGACCTGCACCCTCGTTGACAAAGACAAGTCGATGACAGCGATGGTGATCAACGACGCCGAGAAGGCGTGGATGGAGCCACTGCTCGCGCTACGCAACGATCTCGACTTGGCCGATGACCGCGAGCTACGCGACTTCCGCCGCATGAACGGCAGCGTTCAGCTGTTCCACGACGCGCCCATCCCCGGCCCTTACACCCAGCCTTCACGCCAACGATGGCTGCGCCGGCTCCTGGAGGCACAGGAGGAGGTCCGCAGGAACGGACCGCCAGAGGTCGGCACGATCGAGCTGATCACCCTTGCTGAGCTAGAAGAGATCCGGCGCATCTGGGTCGTCGAGAAGCACGAGTTCGAAGACTCGCTACCCCGCATCTATGCGGAGGCGACCGGCCAGGCCTATCCAGGCAAGCCGCTGGACGAGGCCCTGCCGCTGGGTGCGGTCGAGGTTGAACTGCTGGCTGAGATCTGCGGAGAAGACCGACTGCACTTCGAGACCGTGCGCGAACTGCTTGATGTCGAACGTCGTCATCGCAACCAGCTGCGGCGGGCTGGCCTGTTCCCTGCCCTGGAGAAAGCCCTCACCAAGGGCTTCTACCGCGACCAGGACGATGCCGTGGCGTACGCGCGCCGTCAGCGCGATCTCGCCAAGGAGGCCGAGGATTGGGCGTCGGACGGGCTCTATCGCCAGCCCGTATCCCCTGAACGGGGCTCCGACTTCGAATCCATCGACAACTGATTCACGGGCAGCTGATGATCTTCCAAGAACTCGTACTTACCAATATCGGACCTTTTGCCGGACGCCAATCGATGCGTCTTGCACCGAAGGAGCCCCATAGGCCCATCATCCTGTTCGGCGGTCTGAACGGTGCGGGCAAGACCACCATCCTCGAAGCGCTACTGCTCGTCTTGTACGGCCCGCACACCCCGGGCAGCTCCCGCCGGGCGACCAGCTATGAGCGCTACCTCACCCAGCTCATCCACTATGCGGCCGATCCGGCGCACGGAGCCTCCATCGAACTGCTGTTTCGTGCCGTCAACGACGGCGCGTGGCAGGAGTTCAGGCTCGTGCGCCGTTGGGCGGTCGTCGGTGGCCGGCTACGCGAAGTCGTCGAGGTCAGCCGCGACGGGTATGCCGATCAGGTCTTAACCGAGGGCTGGGCTGACCATGTCGAAACCCTCGCCCCACGCGGAGTGGCGAACCTTTTCTTCTTCGATGGCGAGCAGATCGAGGCCTTCGCTGAACCCGACGTCTCTCAGGAGCTCGTCCGGACCGCGATCAGCGGGCTGCTCGGCCTCGATCTCGTGGATCGGCTGCAGGAAGACCTGACCGTGCTTGAACGACGCCACCGTCAGGAGGCCGCGCAGGGTGGTGACCTCACTGGCATCGAAGAGAAACAGCAGATGCTCGAGCAGTGCCAGGAAGCAGAGGTCACCCTCCTTCAGGACCTTGAGGATGCCCATCGTGAGCTGAAACTCGCCATTGAGGGCGCGGACGCTGCCCGGTCCCGTCTCAACAGGGAAGGGGCGCAGCAGTACCAGCAGCGAGACCAGCTGGCTTCGAGGCTCCATGCAGCGAAGACTGACGCGAAAGCGGCTCGTGATGCGTTGATCGAATCCATCGGCGGCTACGGCCCGCTGCTGCTTGTGCCAGACCTCCTTGCGGCCGTCACCGAGCAGGCGACGTCCGAGCGTCGTCACGCTGATGATCAAGCGCTTGCCACCCTGCTCGCCGACCGAGATCAACAATTGCTCGACCTGATGCAGACGCAGCGCGCTGCGGCCAAGGTTGTCGATGCCTTGACGGCGTTCCTCACCGAAGACCGCGCCCGCCGCACCGCTGCGGCACCGACGTCACCTTTCCTCCATCCCGACGAGCCGACGCTTCTGTTGGCCCAGAGTTTGCAGGGTGGTGAACTCACCGAGACCCTCACAGTGCTGCGGGAGCGGGTCGCCGAGCTCGACCAGGCGCGCGTCAATCTGGACCATGCGGACCGCGCTGCTGCCGCAGTCCCGCAGAAAGACCTTGGCGACGCCATGATGATCGAGTTCGAGGCCGCGAACAATATGCTCGCCCGCGCCCGCGCTCGCGTAGAGATCCTCAGCGCAACCCACGCCGAGGCGCAGGCAAGCCACACGCTGGCGAAGAAGGCATACACGCAGGCGCTTGCTGTCATCTCCGAGGAGCGTCTGCGCAGTGAACGCGTCAGGCGCCTCGTCGATCACGCAGCCAGAGCCCGCGATACCCTTGCCATCCTGCGTGCCAAGGCCACCCAGCGACACGTACAACGGATCCAGTCCATGGTCTTCGACTCGCTGCGGCTATTGCTACGCAAGGAACACCTCATTCGTGAGGTGAGCATCGACCCCGAGACCTGCTCCATGGAGTTGCTCAACAACGATGGGCGACCCGTACGGCCCCGGAGCCTGTCCGCCGGCGAGCGCCAACTGCTGGCAGTCGCGCTCCTGGCAGGACTCGCCAGGGCCTCAGGCCGCATGTTGCCTGTAGTCATCGATACCCCGCTCGGGCGGTTGGACCAGGACCATCGCATGCGATTCGTGCAAAGTTATCTACCCAACGCCAGCCATCAGGTAATCGTCCTCTCCACGGACACCGAGATCACCCCCGACGTTCTCGACACTCTCCGTGAGGCCGACGTCGTCAGCCATACCATCCGCCTCGAGCATGATGCGAAAACTGGGACGACCCGCGGCGTGGAAGGCTATTTCGACGCCCCCGCGGCTCGCGGCAAGCGTCCGGCGAAGGGTTCACAGCTATGACACCTCGACCTAAGAACGCCGCCGCGAGGCAGGTTGGCGTCGTGCCGGCACCGGACACTGTGCGTGTCGGCGGCGAAATCCGGGACCAGCTCATCACGCTCAAGCGGCGTACGGGAGTGATGAATTGGAACGTGCTGTGCCGATGGGCGCTGTGCCGGTCACTGTCCGAGCCAACCGCGCCTGGACTCATGCCGACCTCAGGCGACGCGACTGTCGAGATGACGTGGAAGACCTTCGCAGGCCCGGCGGGTGACATCTACT
It contains:
- a CDS encoding aminotransferase class V-fold PLP-dependent enzyme, with amino-acid sequence MTVYLDANATTQVDGRVVDLVLRYMTLEYGNAGSRTHDMGLTAQRAVASARSQVAKVVDCQQDEVIFTSGATEANNIAILGLAPEGERSNRRHIVATSIEHKAVLEPLERLASQGFEVDLVAPDASGRVDPAAIIGKLRPDTLLVSVMAANNETGVIQAIDAICTGMADHPAYLHVDAAQAFGKLLSLVRHHRIDLMSISGHKIFAPKGVGALITRRRGYRRPPLTPLIVGGGQERGLRPGTLPVPLVAGLGLAAELAVQENTQRRLACQTYRSHVLAGLAPLNPIIHGEPDNTLPHVLNVALPGLDSEAVMVAWRGLLEVSNGSACTSASYDPSHVLVAMGLPEDQIRGALRLSWSHLTEAVDWQEAVSRVRDLLLH
- the dndD gene encoding DNA sulfur modification protein DndD, coding for MIFQELVLTNIGPFAGRQSMRLAPKEPHRPIILFGGLNGAGKTTILEALLLVLYGPHTPGSSRRATSYERYLTQLIHYAADPAHGASIELLFRAVNDGAWQEFRLVRRWAVVGGRLREVVEVSRDGYADQVLTEGWADHVETLAPRGVANLFFFDGEQIEAFAEPDVSQELVRTAISGLLGLDLVDRLQEDLTVLERRHRQEAAQGGDLTGIEEKQQMLEQCQEAEVTLLQDLEDAHRELKLAIEGADAARSRLNREGAQQYQQRDQLASRLHAAKTDAKAARDALIESIGGYGPLLLVPDLLAAVTEQATSERRHADDQALATLLADRDQQLLDLMQTQRAAAKVVDALTAFLTEDRARRTAAAPTSPFLHPDEPTLLLAQSLQGGELTETLTVLRERVAELDQARVNLDHADRAAAAVPQKDLGDAMMIEFEAANNMLARARARVEILSATHAEAQASHTLAKKAYTQALAVISEERLRSERVRRLVDHAARARDTLAILRAKATQRHVQRIQSMVFDSLRLLLRKEHLIREVSIDPETCSMELLNNDGRPVRPRSLSAGERQLLAVALLAGLARASGRMLPVVIDTPLGRLDQDHRMRFVQSYLPNASHQVIVLSTDTEITPDVLDTLREADVVSHTIRLEHDAKTGTTRGVEGYFDAPAARGKRPAKGSQL
- the dndC gene encoding DNA phosphorothioation system sulfurtransferase DndC, yielding MTKVMVPTPRQRPFGELGLAKTVEGAIEEIIELYSSDDIPWVIGYSGGKDSTATLQLVWLALERMPAAARAKPVHVISTDTLVENPVVSAWVNRSLQVMGEKATELGLPLTPHKLTPELADTFWVNLIGKGYPAPRPKFRWCTERLKIKPSNAFIRSMVRQHGEAILVLGMRKQESSTRARVMAAHEAKRVRERLAPNGSLPNSLVYTPIEAWSSDEVWMFLMQVSNPWGYSNKDLLTMYQGASADNECPLVVDTTTPSCGDSRFGCWTCTLVDKDKSMTAMVINDAEKAWMEPLLALRNDLDLADDRELRDFRRMNGSVQLFHDAPIPGPYTQPSRQRWLRRLLEAQEEVRRNGPPEVGTIELITLAELEEIRRIWVVEKHEFEDSLPRIYAEATGQAYPGKPLDEALPLGAVEVELLAEICGEDRLHFETVRELLDVERRHRNQLRRAGLFPALEKALTKGFYRDQDDAVAYARRQRDLAKEAEDWASDGLYRQPVSPERGSDFESIDN
- the dndB gene encoding DNA sulfur modification protein DndB, which translates into the protein MRETVSDTVLAVRDESDDDQLDSDALAGHYEYAFPAIRGLQAGRVFYVSMCPLRLLSKMFVWDDEEMPPELRAQRTLNKGRIPEMVRYIDENPTSYTFSAITASVDASVTFLRAPSTDKASGLGTLRVPMDGRFIINDGQHRRAAIEQALRANPDLGKESIAVVFFLDKGLERCQQMFADLNRHAVRPSPSIGVLYDHRDKLSAVTRLVVAQSAVLRGVVESEATSLAKASRKMFTLSAINSAHKALFSGNNDMAQADMVSKALALWEAADPQFPEWALIRDRQVRAQEIRRDFIHTHGIVLTALGRIGNTLLTEGAAVKTWRKRLSGLSRVDWARTNKIWEGRALVGGTVQKSGSNILLTTALIRTQLGMALPAEEQRAEDNRKAIV
- the dndE gene encoding DNA sulfur modification protein DndE; amino-acid sequence: MPAPDTVRVGGEIRDQLITLKRRTGVMNWNVLCRWALCRSLSEPTAPGLMPTSGDATVEMTWKTFAGPAGDIYWWLIKQHTRDLGLPLDEHTLSTQLRAHIVRGTQYLVGDQHMKDTQDLVALIKL